The Lactuca sativa cultivar Salinas chromosome 2, Lsat_Salinas_v11, whole genome shotgun sequence genome includes a window with the following:
- the LOC111902751 gene encoding transcription factor MYB74 codes for MRAPQYDALSGLNKGAWTAEEDKKLLTYINKYGIWNWCKMPPYAGLSRTGKSCRLRWMNYLRPNIKRGNFTSEEEETIIYHHSIYGNRWSAIARKLPGRTDNEVKNYWHTHLKKQVTKYRMSETKPAEIKTLNNDVESSIESTTDHIFSSITDDHDTSSCLFDICSRCEPKANFETNFNMSSPGTVEDVESFWQQLYSNNEDLKFQYLPEDTFSNESVVSSNLHDI; via the exons ATGAGAGCTCCACAATATGATGCATTATCAGGTTTGAATAAAGGCGCATGGACTGCTGAAGAAGATAAAAAGTTACTAACTTACATCAATAAATACGGCATATGGAATTGGTGTAAGATGCCTCCGTATGCAG GTCTTTCGAGAACGGGAAAAAGTTGCAGGTTAAGATGGATGAATTATTTGAGGCCAAATATAAAACGAGGGAACTTCAcaagtgaagaagaagaaacgATAATTTACCACCATTCAATCTATGGGAATAG ATGGTCTGCCATTGCAAGAAAGTTACCGGGTAGAACGGATAATGAAGTCAAAAACTATTGGCACACCCATCTCAAGAAACAAGTGACAAAATATCGAATGTCAGAAACAAAACCAgcagaaataaaaacattaaataatGATGTTGAAAGTTCAATTGAGTCTACTACTGATCACATCTTCTCAAGTATCACGGATGACCATGACACTTCATCATGCCTGTTCGATATATGTTCTAGATGTGAACCCAAAGCCAACTTTGAAACCAATTTCAATATGAGTTCCCCCGGAACAGTTGAGGATGTTGAAAGTTTTTGGCAACAGCTTTACTCTAACAATGAAGACTTGAAGTTTCAATATCTTCCTGAGGATACATTCTCTAATGAATCTGTTGTTTCCTCCAATTTGCACGATATATAA